GCCTGACGGCTATCTTTGGTGTCGGCCGCACCCGTTCGCGCAGCATCTGCGTGGCAGCTGGCGTCGATTTTTCGAAGAAGGTCAAGGATCTGACCGACGCAGACCTGGAAAAGCTGCGTGAAGAAGTGGGCAAGTTTGTCGTCGAAGGCGATCTGCGCCGTGAAGTGACGATGAACATCAAGCGCCTGATGGACCTCGGTTGCTACCGTGGCGTCCGTCATCGCAAGGGCCTGCCGATGCGCGGTCAGCGTACGCGTACGAACGCACGTACCCGTAAGGGTCCGCGTCGTGCAGCGCAAGCGCTGAAGAAGTAAGCGGAACTGACAGTTACAGGAAAACGTAATGGCTAAGGCTTCGAATACCGCGGCGCAACGCGTTCGCAAAAAGGTTAAGAAGAACGTCGCTGAAGGCGTGGTTCACGTTCACGCGTCGTTCAACAACACGATCATCACGATCACCGATCGCCAAGGCAACGCTCTGGCATGGGCGACGTCGGGCGGTCAGGGCTTCAAGGGCTCGCGCAAATCGACGCCGTTCGCTGCTCAGGTCGCAGCCGAGTCGGCTGGCCGCGTCGCGATGGAATACGGCGTGAAGAATCTGGAAGTGCGGATCAAGGGCCCGGGCCCGGGTCGTGAGTCGGCAGTGCGCGCACTGCACGGCCTCGGCATCAAGATCACCGCGATTTCGGACGTCACCCCGATTCCGCACAACGGCTGCCGCCCGCCGAAGCGTCGTCGTATCTAAGAATGTGCTGGCACGTTCGTGCTAGCGCATTGCCTGTCGCCGCTCAGCGTCGACGGGCGTTGCTTTTTTGATTGACTAAGCCCACCGTTCGCCCCAAAGGGAGCGGACTAGCGCGGATTTTGATCCGCGTGACTGATTGATAAAGGAATGCAAAGTGGCACGTTATATCGGCCCCAAAGCCAAGCTGTCCCGCCGTGAAGGCACCGACCTGTTCCTGAAGAGCGCACGCCGCTCGCTCGCCGACAAGTGCAAGCTCGACAGCAAGCCGGGTCAGCACGGCCGTACCTCGGGCGCACGTACGTCCGACTACGGTACGCAGCTGCGTGAAAAGCAGAAGGTCAAGCGCATCTACGGCGTGCTGGAGCGTCAGTTCCGCCGCTACTTCGCCGAAGCCGACCGCCGCAAGGGCAACACGGGTGAAAACCTGCTGCAACTGCTCGAGTCGCGCCTCGACAACGTCGTGTATCGCATGGGCTTCGGCTCGACCCGCGCTGAAGCGCGTCAGCTGGTGAGCCACAAGTCGATCACCGTGAACGGCGTCGTCGCAAACGTCCCGTCGCAGCAAGTGAAGGCAGGTGACGTCGTCGCGATCCGCGAAAAGGCGAAGAAGCAAGCGCGTATCGTCGAAGCGCTGTCGCTGGCCGAGCAAGGCGGCATGCCGAGCTGGGTTGCAGTCGATGCGAAGAAGTTCGAAGGCACGTTCAAGCAAATGCCGGAACGCGTTGAGATCGCAGGCGACATCAACGAAAGCCTGATCGTCGAATTGTATTCGCGTTAATCCGATTGACGGCCGAGGTACCCCGATTGCGTTGCGCAAGGAGGGGCCTCGGCTGTTTATTTTCTGGTTGTTACCGGTCAGCCTTATCGGTGTAACGAGCCGAGGGTATTGAAAAGGAAAGCCCATGCAAACCAGTTTGCTGAAACCCAAGATCATCGCCGTGGAATCGCTTGGCGAGAACCACGCGAGGGTGGTCATGGAACCGTTCGAACGCGGTTACGGCCATACCTTGGGCAATGCGCTTCGCCGCGTGCTGCTGTCGTCGATGGTTGGCTACGCGCCGACCGAAGTCACGATCGCAGGCGTGGTGCACGAGTACTCGACGCTGGATGGCGTGCAGGAAGACGTCGTCAACCTGCTGCTGAACCTGAAGGGCGTGGTGTTCAAGCTGCATAACCGTGACGAAGTGACGGTTACGCTGCGCAAGGAAGGTGAAGGCGTTGTCACGGCCGGCGATATCGAGCTGGCCCACGATTGCGAAGTCATCAACCCGAATCACGTGATTGCGCACCTGTCGAAGGGCGGCAAGCTCGACGTTCAGATCAAGATCGAAAAGGGTCGCGGCTATGTGCCCGGCAACGTCCGTCGCTACGGCGAAGACACGGCCAAGATCATCGGCCGCATCGTCCTCGACGCATCGTTCTCGCCGGTTCGCCGCGTGAGCTACGCTGTCGAGAGCGCACGTGTCGAGCAGCGTACCGACCTCGACAAGCTCGTGATGAACATCGAAACGAGCGGTGTGATCACGCCGGAAGAAGCGATCCGTCAATCGGCTCGCATCCTGGTCGACCAGCTGTCCGTGTTCGCGGCGCTGGAAGGCACGGAAACGGCAGCCGAAGCGCCGTCGCGCGCTCCGCAGATCGACCCGATCCTGCTGCGTCCGGTGGACGATCTCGAGCTGACGGTTCGTTCGGCGAACTGCCTGAAGGCCGAGAACATCTACTACATCGGCGATCTGATCCAGCGCACGGAAAACGAGCTGCTGAAGACGCCGAACCTCGGTCGCAAGTCGCTCAACGAGATCAAGGAAGTGCTTGCTTCGCGCGGTCTCACGCTGGGCATGAAGCTCGAAAACTGGCCGCCGGCTGGTCTCGACAAGTAAGCCCGCTTGTAGCGCTGCTGTTGCTGTAGTTGGCAAAGATGCGGATTTTCCTTTAAAATCCGCATCTTGCTTTTTTCGCTACCGGCCCGTGCACCCTCGAGGTGCGATAGAAGAGCTGGATCAAAACTTTGAATCAAGGAAACTGAAATGCGCCATCGTCATGGTCTGCGGAAACTGAACCGCACGAGCAGCCACCGTCTGGCTATGCTCCGTAACATGTCCAACTCGCTGATCGAGCACGAAGTCATCAAGACGACGCTGCCGAAGGCGAAGGAACTCCGTAAAGTCGTCGAGCCGCTGATCACGCTCGGCAAGAAGCCGTCGCTGGCAAACCGTCGCCTGGCGTTCAACCGCCTGCGCGATCGTGACTCGGTCGCGAAGCTGTTCGACGTCCTCGGTCCGCGTTTCGCGAACCGTCCGGGCGGCTACCTGCGCGTGCTGAAGTTCGGCTTCCGCGTGGGCGACAACGCACCGATGGCACTGGTCGAACTGCTCGACCGTCCGGAAGTCGACGAAACGGAAAACGTGCAAGAAGCTGAGTAAGCTTCCGGTACGCTGCAGTATCTGAAAAGGGCCGAGCGATTGCTTGGCCCTTTTTGTTTTTGAGGCGCCGGCTGCGATCGATTGTCGCAGGCCGGCGCCGGCAGCATTGCGCGGGCTGCGCTACGATACGGGCAGCCGGCGTGATCCGAGGATATGCAATTCGCGCCGGCCGGAGCCGGTAGACCAGTCAGGAGGGCGCGGATGATAGTGGTGCTGATGCTGACGACGGTGCCCGATGCGGCGACGGCCGCGGCGCTGTCCGACGGCGCGCTCGACGCGCGGCTGGCCGCGTGCGTGTCGGAGCTCGGTGCGATCAAGTCGCGCTATCACTGGCAGGGCAAGGTCGAAACGGCCGACGAGATCCAGTTGTTGTTCAAGACGAGCCCCGTGCGGGCGCTCGAACTGGAGCGATTTATTCTCGCGCATCATCCATACGAGACGCCCGAAATCGTCTCGTGGCAAACGACGGCATCGGCCGCGTACGGCCAGTGGGTGACCAGCGAAACTCAACGTCTATTTCATGTTTAACGGTATGGCGCTTTCCGTGCGCGTGCGCGCGCTGCGGTTCCTTGCAGTCCTGTTGTCGTTCGCGGTCATGCTGGGCGGCCTGTCGGTCGCGCGCGCGGCCGACGATTTCCTCGATCCGTCGGTCGCGTTCAAGTTCAGCGCGAGCGAATCGCCCGGACAGGTGGACGTCCGCTTCAAGGTTGCCAACGGCTATTACATGTACCGCGAGCGGTTTGCGTTCGCGGTGAAGGGCGGACAGGCGACGCTCGGCGAACCGCAATTCCCGGCCGGCCACGTCAAGTTCGACCAGACGTTCCAGAAGAACGTCGAGACCTATCGTGACGAGGTCGTCATCCACGTGCCGGTGAAGCAGGCGGCCGGGCCGTTCGAGCTCGCGGTGACGTCGCAGGGGTGTGCGGACGAAGGAATCTGCTATCCGCCGGCCGAGCACGTCGTGAAGGTCGACGGCGCCGCGCTCGGCGCGGCATCGTCGTCCGGCGGCGACACGGCGGCCGCGGGCAACTGGTTCGACAAGGTCACAAGCGCCGATTTCGCTCAGTCGCTGCTCGAAGGGCACGGCTTCTTCACGATCGTCGCACTGTATTTCGTCGCGGGCGTCGTACTGAGCCTCCTGCCCTGCTCGTACCCGATGATTCCGATCGTGTCCGCGATCATCATCGGCCAGGGCACGCGCGCGACGCATGCACGCGGCTTCGCGCTGTCGCTGACCTATGTGGTCGGCATGGCGCTCGTCTACACGGTGCTCGGCATCGCCGCGGCGCTGGTCGGCCAGAGCCTCGGCGCGTGGCTGCAGAACCCGTGGGTGCTCGGCGCGTTCGGCGTGCTGCTGACCGCGTTTGCGGTGTCGCTGATCTCGGGCAAGGACATCGCGTTGCCCGCACGCTGGCAGAACGGTGCGGCCGAAGCAACGAGCATGCGCCAGGGCGGCCACTTCATCGCGGTTGCGGCGATGGGCGCGCTGTCGGCGCTGGTGGTCGGCGCATGCATGACGGCGCCGCTGTTCGCGGTGCTCGCCTTCATTGCGCACACCGGCAATGCATTGCTCGGCGGTGCGGCGCTGTTCGCGATGGGGCTGGGGCTCGGTGTACCGCTGCTGGTCGTCGGCGTGGGCGCCGGGACGGTGCTGCCGCGCGCAGGCGCATGGATGGACGGTGTGAAAGTGTTCTTCGGCATCGTGCTGCTCGCGGCCGCGCTGTGGATCGTGTGGCCGGTGCTGGCGGGCGGCTTGAAGATGGTGCTCGCCGCGTTGTGGCTGCTGATCGCAGCCGCGGCGCTCGGCCTGTTCACGCCGAATGCCGGCGCCGCGTCGATCTGGCGCCGCCTGGGCCGCGGCGTGGGCGCCGCGCTCGCGATCTGGGCCGCGACGCTGCTCGTCGGTCTGGCTGCCGGCTCGACGGATCCCGTGAAGCCGCTGGCCGTGCTGGCGACGCGCACGGTGGCGTCCGGCGGGGCTGCGACGGCCGGCGCGGCCGCTGCGCAGGACGGTCCGGCGTTTGCATCGGTGCGCTCCAGCGGTGAGCTCGACACGCTGCTGAAGACGTCGGGCCAGCCCGTGATGCTCGACTTCTATGCCGACTGGTGCGTGAGCTGCAAGGAGATGGAGCATCTGACGTTCACCGATGCCCGTGTGCAGGCGCGCCTCGCGCAGCTCCACCTCGTGCGCGCGGACGTCACCGCGAACAACCCGGACGACCAGGCGCTGCTCAAGCGCTTCAACCTGTTCGGGCCGCCGGGCATCATCTTCTTCGATCGCAACGGCAACGAGATCGGGCGCGTGGTCGGTTATCAGGCGGCCGAGACGTTCCTGCGCAGCCTGGATCGCGCCGCTGTCCCGACGGTATAGCGGCCCGGGGCGCTCGACGCGGCTACGGCCTCGATCGACGGTAAACGAAAAACGGCGGAACACCGAGGTGTCTCGCCGTTTTTTCTTGGGCCTGCCAGCGCGCGATCAGCGCTGCGCTTTCAGCAGGCGCGCCGCGTCGAGCGCGAAGTACGTGAGTACGCCGTCGGCGCCCGCACGCTTGAACGCGAGCAGCGATTCGAGCACGACCTTGTCGTGGTCGAGCCAGCCGTTCATCGCGGCCGCCTTCAGCATCGCGTATTCGCCGCTCACCTGGTACACGTAGGTCGGGAAGCGGAATTCGTCCTTCACGCGGCGCACGATGTCGAGATACGGCATGCCGGGCTTGACCATCACCATGTCGGCGCCTTCGTCGATGTCGAGGCGCACCTCGCGCAGCGCTTCGTCGCTGTTCGCCGGATCCATCTGGTAGGTCATCTTGTTGCCCTTGCCCAGGTTGGATGCCGAGCCGACCGCGTCGCGGAACGGGCCGTAGAACGCCGACGCGAACTTGGCCGAGTAAGCCATGATCCGCGTGTGGATGTGGCCGTCGCTTTCCAGCATTTCGCGGATCGCGCCGATGCGGCCGTCCATCATGTCCGACGGCGCGACGATGTCGACGCCGGCTTCGGCCTGCGCGCGCGCCTGCTCGATCAGGATCTCGATCGTGTCGTCGTTGATCACGTAGCCGTTCTCGTCGAGCACGCCGTCCTGGCCGTGGCTCGTGTACGGGTCGAGCGCGACGTCGGTCAGCACGCCGAGCTCGGGGAAGCGCTTCTTCAGCTCGCGCACCGCGCGCGGAATCAGGCCTTCCGGATTGGCTGCCTCGCGACCGTCGGGCGTCTTCACCGACGGGTCGATGGCCGGGAACAACGACAGCACGGGCACGCCGAGTTCGACGCATTGC
The DNA window shown above is from Burkholderia cepacia and carries:
- the dsbD gene encoding protein-disulfide reductase DsbD, which codes for MFNGMALSVRVRALRFLAVLLSFAVMLGGLSVARAADDFLDPSVAFKFSASESPGQVDVRFKVANGYYMYRERFAFAVKGGQATLGEPQFPAGHVKFDQTFQKNVETYRDEVVIHVPVKQAAGPFELAVTSQGCADEGICYPPAEHVVKVDGAALGAASSSGGDTAAAGNWFDKVTSADFAQSLLEGHGFFTIVALYFVAGVVLSLLPCSYPMIPIVSAIIIGQGTRATHARGFALSLTYVVGMALVYTVLGIAAALVGQSLGAWLQNPWVLGAFGVLLTAFAVSLISGKDIALPARWQNGAAEATSMRQGGHFIAVAAMGALSALVVGACMTAPLFAVLAFIAHTGNALLGGAALFAMGLGLGVPLLVVGVGAGTVLPRAGAWMDGVKVFFGIVLLAAALWIVWPVLAGGLKMVLAALWLLIAAAALGLFTPNAGAASIWRRLGRGVGAALAIWAATLLVGLAAGSTDPVKPLAVLATRTVASGGAATAGAAAAQDGPAFASVRSSGELDTLLKTSGQPVMLDFYADWCVSCKEMEHLTFTDARVQARLAQLHLVRADVTANNPDDQALLKRFNLFGPPGIIFFDRNGNEIGRVVGYQAAETFLRSLDRAAVPTV
- the cutA gene encoding divalent-cation tolerance protein CutA, with the protein product MIVVLMLTTVPDAATAAALSDGALDARLAACVSELGAIKSRYHWQGKVETADEIQLLFKTSPVRALELERFILAHHPYETPEIVSWQTTASAAYGQWVTSETQRLFHV
- the rplQ gene encoding 50S ribosomal protein L17, producing MRHRHGLRKLNRTSSHRLAMLRNMSNSLIEHEVIKTTLPKAKELRKVVEPLITLGKKPSLANRRLAFNRLRDRDSVAKLFDVLGPRFANRPGGYLRVLKFGFRVGDNAPMALVELLDRPEVDETENVQEAE
- the rpsK gene encoding 30S ribosomal protein S11, which encodes MAKASNTAAQRVRKKVKKNVAEGVVHVHASFNNTIITITDRQGNALAWATSGGQGFKGSRKSTPFAAQVAAESAGRVAMEYGVKNLEVRIKGPGPGRESAVRALHGLGIKITAISDVTPIPHNGCRPPKRRRI
- the rpsD gene encoding 30S ribosomal protein S4, with product MARYIGPKAKLSRREGTDLFLKSARRSLADKCKLDSKPGQHGRTSGARTSDYGTQLREKQKVKRIYGVLERQFRRYFAEADRRKGNTGENLLQLLESRLDNVVYRMGFGSTRAEARQLVSHKSITVNGVVANVPSQQVKAGDVVAIREKAKKQARIVEALSLAEQGGMPSWVAVDAKKFEGTFKQMPERVEIAGDINESLIVELYSR
- the hemB gene encoding porphobilinogen synthase, producing the protein MSFHPLHRPRRMRRDDFSRRLMRENRLTTDDLIYPVFVVEGTNERQPVPSMPGVERVSVDLLMQVAEQCVELGVPVLSLFPAIDPSVKTPDGREAANPEGLIPRAVRELKKRFPELGVLTDVALDPYTSHGQDGVLDENGYVINDDTIEILIEQARAQAEAGVDIVAPSDMMDGRIGAIREMLESDGHIHTRIMAYSAKFASAFYGPFRDAVGSASNLGKGNKMTYQMDPANSDEALREVRLDIDEGADMVMVKPGMPYLDIVRRVKDEFRFPTYVYQVSGEYAMLKAAAMNGWLDHDKVVLESLLAFKRAGADGVLTYFALDAARLLKAQR
- a CDS encoding DNA-directed RNA polymerase subunit alpha, encoding MQTSLLKPKIIAVESLGENHARVVMEPFERGYGHTLGNALRRVLLSSMVGYAPTEVTIAGVVHEYSTLDGVQEDVVNLLLNLKGVVFKLHNRDEVTVTLRKEGEGVVTAGDIELAHDCEVINPNHVIAHLSKGGKLDVQIKIEKGRGYVPGNVRRYGEDTAKIIGRIVLDASFSPVRRVSYAVESARVEQRTDLDKLVMNIETSGVITPEEAIRQSARILVDQLSVFAALEGTETAAEAPSRAPQIDPILLRPVDDLELTVRSANCLKAENIYYIGDLIQRTENELLKTPNLGRKSLNEIKEVLASRGLTLGMKLENWPPAGLDK
- the rpsM gene encoding 30S ribosomal protein S13, with product MARIAGVNIPNHQHTEIGLTAIFGVGRTRSRSICVAAGVDFSKKVKDLTDADLEKLREEVGKFVVEGDLRREVTMNIKRLMDLGCYRGVRHRKGLPMRGQRTRTNARTRKGPRRAAQALKK